The genomic window ACGAGCAGAATGTCGGTCTCGCGATAGCGCCGCTTGAACGCGACCTTGCGGTCGTCGCGCAGGCTGTTGATGAAGTCGTTGGTGAACTCTTCGGTCGACACGTACTTCACCCGCATGCCGGGAAACAGCCGTTGGGCGTAGTGCCCCGCCGCGTGCAGCAGGTGCGTCTTGCCGAGACCGGAGGCGCCCCAGACGAACAGCGGGTTGTACGCGCGGGCGGGCGCTTCCGCGATGGCCACCGCCGCGGCGTGCGCGAAGCGGTTGGAGGCGCCGATGACGAAGGTCTCGAAGGTGTACTTCGCGTTCAGGCTCGCCGAGGAGTTCGCCGGAGCCGGAGTCTCCTGGCTCTTGGTGAAGTAGGTCGGCCAGTTGTTACGGACGTTGACGACCGGTTCGTCGTCGGGCTGCTCGGTGCGCAGCGCTTCACCGGACTCGCGGACCGAATCGTGCGCGGCGGCGGGCGCGGCTTCGCGCAACGGCATCCGGGCGGGTCCACGCATCGGAGCGGGACCGGGCTCGGGCGTGAACAGCGACTCCTGGCCGGGCGGGGTGGAATCCCGGCGCGAACCCATTCCCGGCTCGCGCCGCGGCGCGGTCGAGACCTCGGGCACCACGGCGGAGTCGGCGACACCCGGATAGTCGCCCGCGCCCGGCGCGCGGTAGACGGCGGTCGGATAGTCGTCGGCCGGGTAGTCGACGCCGGACTGGTAGTCGGCCGGGTAGTCCGAGCTCGGCGGGTAGTCGGGCGCGGGGGTGTACTCGGCGGCGGGCGCGTAGTCGGCGGACTGGGGATAGTCGGACGGTCCCGGATACTCCGGCGCGGGCGCGAAGTCCTGCTGCGCGTAGCGCGGGGCCGGGTAGTCGGTGCGGCTGGGCGGATCGGCGGGGAAACCGCGCGAGGCCTCCCTGGTGCGCTGCGTGTCCCGGTTTCGCTGGGCCGCCTCCCTGCTTCGCTCCGGACGACTGGTCATCCTGGCGTGCCGGGGATTGGCGGCGGACCGATCGGTGCTCGGCGTCGCGGGCGCCGCGATGCGCACACCGAGTCCCTCGACCTGGGGACCGAGCCGGCGGGCGAGGGAGCGCAGGATGGGTTCGCGCAGATCGCGTTCGATGGCCTCCTGGGCCAGCGACGAGGGCACCGACAGCAGGGCGAAGCCCTGGGCGACGGTGATCGGCTTGACGAGTTTGAGCCACGCCTGCTGTGCTCGGGTCACCGCCGGGATGGAGCCGTCGTCGGAACCGGTGGTGAGCTCGGCAATCACCTCGGGCCACACGGTGGCCAGCACGTTCTGCTCGTCGTCCATGCAGTTTCCTCCCCGGAAGTAGGTCGATAGGAGCAGACGGCCGGGGTACGCGAGCAGGTTCGTGGATGGGCTATCCTGTGATCCCGCGTACGTCCGTAGCCGTGTGGACGCTGCTCGGATTCCCCCGTACCAAGGCAGCGGCGTTGGCGCCGTCGGCCTACGAATATGCCACTCCAGGGGTCTTTCCACACAATTATCCACAGATGTGGAAAACCCTGGGGAAATGTGAAACGGGCTCGAAGTTCGCGGGGATCACGCCCCGACCTGCGGATCTGTAGCAACCCTCTGGCAACGTATCGCTCGTCGGCCCGCTCGGCGCGCCTAGGGGTGTGGACGAAGTCACGAAGAAGCCCGGGCGCGTCGCCGGGCAGCGCACCGGATTCGCATGGGGGCCGAGTTTGACCCGTCTCGAGCTGATCAGTACCCTCGTACAGTCACCCCTTGGTGCGGTGGCGGTCCCGTGCTGACCGCGTTAGGTCGATTGACGACCGTGTGCGCCAGGACCGACGCGCGCCGATGATGACATCGCGATTCATCGCGCACATACGTATCACCGACAAGCTTCGGGCGCCGAACGGCGCCCACCAACTCGAGGAGTGTTGACCGTGGCCAAGGGCAAGCGGACGTTCCAGCCGAACAACCGTCGTCGGGCGCGGGTTCACGGCTTCCGCCTCCGGATGCGCACCCGTGCGGGTCGCGCCATCGTTTCGGCGCGTCGCCGCAAGGGCCGCGCTTCCCTCACTGCCTGATCCTCGCTCTCGGACGCTCGGGTGTTGCCTGAGCCGTATCGGTTGCATCATCGTGCCGACTTCTCCCGGACGGTGCGCCGCGGCCAGCGAATCGGGAGGCGAGATCTGGTCGTACACGCGCTCGTGCACGGGTATGACGGAGTCGTGGGCGCTGACGAACGACATGGTGCTCCGGTAGCCACCGGAGCGCTCGTTCGCGTCGGTGGGCCGAGGTTCGGATTGATTGTCAGCAAGGCGGTGGGCTCCGCGGTGGTTCGACACCGGGTGGCCCGCCGCCTGCGTCATATGTGCGCCCAAGTGGTCAGCGAGCTGCCCGCCGAAGCCGACATCGTCATCCGGGCGCTGCCCGGCGCCGCGACCGCGGAATCCGACGAACTGCTGCGGCAGTTGCGCAGCGGGTTGCGCAAGCTGGGCGTCGCTCAGGCCCCCGGCCGGACCGGCACACGGGTTCGACCCGTCGCCGTCGACGCGGATGTATCGTCGTGAGATTCGCCGCCGTCCTGGCCCGGCTGCCCGCCCGTACGCTGATCTTCCTGATCGAGCTCTACCGGACCTATGTCTCCCCCACCCGCATGCCGGTGTGCCGCTTCACCCCGACGTGTAGCGAGTACGCGGTCACCGCGTTGCGAACCCGAGGGCTGTTCGTCGGCCTCGGACTGACGGTCGTGCGATTGGCCAAATGCGCGCCCTGGCACCCTGGTGGGTGGGACCCCGTTCCCGAGCGCAAACATCGCGCACGGAACGAGGCTGCGGCCGA from Nocardia bhagyanarayanae includes these protein-coding regions:
- the rnpA gene encoding ribonuclease P protein component, whose translation is MLPEPYRLHHRADFSRTVRRGQRIGRRDLVVHALVHGYDGVVGADERHGAPVATGALVRVGGPRFGLIVSKAVGSAVVRHRVARRLRHMCAQVVSELPAEADIVIRALPGAATAESDELLRQLRSGLRKLGVAQAPGRTGTRVRPVAVDADVSS
- the rpmH gene encoding 50S ribosomal protein L34 codes for the protein MAKGKRTFQPNNRRRARVHGFRLRMRTRAGRAIVSARRRKGRASLTA
- the dnaA gene encoding chromosomal replication initiator protein DnaA, with the protein product MDDEQNVLATVWPEVIAELTTGSDDGSIPAVTRAQQAWLKLVKPITVAQGFALLSVPSSLAQEAIERDLREPILRSLARRLGPQVEGLGVRIAAPATPSTDRSAANPRHARMTSRPERSREAAQRNRDTQRTREASRGFPADPPSRTDYPAPRYAQQDFAPAPEYPGPSDYPQSADYAPAAEYTPAPDYPPSSDYPADYQSGVDYPADDYPTAVYRAPGAGDYPGVADSAVVPEVSTAPRREPGMGSRRDSTPPGQESLFTPEPGPAPMRGPARMPLREAAPAAAHDSVRESGEALRTEQPDDEPVVNVRNNWPTYFTKSQETPAPANSSASLNAKYTFETFVIGASNRFAHAAAVAIAEAPARAYNPLFVWGASGLGKTHLLHAAGHYAQRLFPGMRVKYVSTEEFTNDFINSLRDDRKVAFKRRYRETDILLVDDIQFIEGKEGIQEEFFHTFNTLHNANKQIVVSSDRPPKQLATLEERLRTRFEWGLITDVQPPELETRIAILRKKARMDRLDVPHDVLELIASRVERNIRELEGALIRVTAFASLNGQPLDLPLAEVVLRDLMPDTAALEINAATIMAVTAEYFNTTLEELTGPGKARPLAQARQIAMYLCRELTDLSLPKIGQAFGRDHTTVMYAEKKVRKEMTERRRVYDQVQELTARIKQRSR
- the yidD gene encoding membrane protein insertion efficiency factor YidD, whose amino-acid sequence is MRFAAVLARLPARTLIFLIELYRTYVSPTRMPVCRFTPTCSEYAVTALRTRGLFVGLGLTVVRLAKCAPWHPGGWDPVPERKHRARNEAAADASSSAPHACKGSPHAVIGDTNDGSA